One part of the Dyadobacter sp. 676 genome encodes these proteins:
- a CDS encoding HesA/MoeB/ThiF family protein — protein sequence MTPIERKRYARQIIMPEMGLAGQEQLRAGKVAVVGAGGLGCPILQYLVAAGVGKIGIIDDDTVDLTNLHRQILYAADDIGKNKAITAVEKLSVLNPFVRLTAYPDRLSADNATDLLSGYDLVIDGSDNFETRYLVNDFCVELNKPFVFGSILRFEGQVSVFNYKGGPTYRCLFPDAEEGDNCAEAGVMGVLPGIIGTYMANEAIKIVAGIGEPLSGKLLVINALSNTQSIFEFSRSTAAAPVKSPEMATKQPVEGNTREMSYDEFEALQKADPEQVLLVDVREYYEFEADNFGGENIPLSEIPESIETFPSGKKVVFYCNSGKRSLQAAKLLAQSGYDGQSFWAQHW from the coding sequence ATGACCCCCATCGAACGCAAACGGTATGCCAGGCAGATTATCATGCCGGAAATGGGCCTGGCCGGGCAGGAGCAACTGCGTGCGGGCAAAGTGGCCGTCGTGGGTGCCGGCGGGCTTGGCTGCCCGATCCTGCAATACCTGGTAGCGGCAGGAGTGGGTAAAATCGGCATTATCGACGACGACACCGTGGACCTCACCAACCTTCACCGGCAAATACTCTACGCCGCCGACGATATTGGTAAAAACAAGGCCATCACCGCGGTCGAAAAACTCTCGGTACTCAATCCGTTCGTACGCCTTACAGCCTACCCCGACCGGCTTTCTGCCGACAACGCGACCGATTTGCTCAGCGGCTACGACCTGGTCATCGACGGCTCCGACAACTTCGAAACGCGTTACCTGGTCAATGATTTTTGTGTGGAATTGAACAAACCGTTCGTATTCGGCTCCATTCTGCGCTTCGAAGGGCAGGTTTCGGTGTTCAACTACAAGGGCGGACCTACCTACCGGTGCCTTTTTCCGGATGCGGAAGAAGGTGATAATTGTGCGGAAGCCGGTGTAATGGGTGTCTTGCCGGGCATTATCGGCACTTACATGGCCAACGAGGCGATCAAAATTGTTGCCGGCATAGGCGAGCCGCTATCGGGTAAACTGCTGGTTATCAATGCACTTTCAAATACCCAATCTATCTTTGAGTTCTCCCGGTCCACAGCGGCAGCTCCTGTAAAATCTCCGGAAATGGCTACTAAACAGCCGGTTGAGGGAAATACACGCGAGATGTCCTACGACGAGTTTGAAGCTTTGCAGAAAGCCGATCCCGAACAGGTTTTGCTTGTGGATGTGCGCGAATATTATGAATTTGAGGCGGATAATTTCGGTGGCGAGAATATCCCGCTCTCCGAAATCCCGGAAAGTATCGAAACTTTTCCATCGGGTAAAAAAGTCGTTTTTTACTGCAACAGCGGCAAAAGAAGCCTGCAAGCCGCCAAATTGCTGGCACAAAGCGGCTACGATGG